A single region of the Idiomarinaceae bacterium HL-53 genome encodes:
- a CDS encoding multisubunit potassium/proton antiporter, PhaF subunit, with product MLPTVITICIVALSIALLLNLYRLAKGPTLPDRILALDTMYINTIALIVLLGILQSSLVFFEAAMLIAMMGFVGTVAVSKYILRGDIIE from the coding sequence ATGTTACCCACAGTAATCACTATTTGTATTGTGGCGTTAAGTATTGCGCTACTTTTGAATCTCTACCGTTTGGCGAAAGGCCCCACATTGCCCGATCGAATTTTGGCGCTCGATACCATGTATATCAACACCATCGCACTGATTGTTTTGTTAGGTATTTTGCAATCGTCATTAGTGTTCTTTGAAGCGGCAATGTTGATCGCAATGATGGGCTTCGTGGGCACTGTGGCGGTGTCTAAATATATTCTTCGTGGCGACATTATA
- a CDS encoding multisubunit potassium/proton antiporter, PhaE subunit (TC 2.A.63.1.1), whose amino-acid sequence MNTKKRWVPHPVLSLLMLITWMVLNSFSPGHFVLGTLLALVIPYLVQDFWPNAVKVHKPLHLAWYILKVLGDIMIANFIVAKQILGPSHKLNAAFFEIPLEVKNDFTISVLAGTISLTPGTVSADLTPDRKHLLVHALNVNDVEKEITAIKARYEKPLKEIFECYPQ is encoded by the coding sequence ATGAACACAAAAAAGCGTTGGGTGCCTCACCCCGTCCTGAGTTTACTCATGTTAATCACCTGGATGGTGTTAAACAGTTTCTCGCCCGGTCATTTTGTGCTTGGAACCTTGTTAGCACTTGTTATCCCGTATTTAGTGCAAGATTTTTGGCCAAATGCAGTCAAAGTACACAAGCCACTCCACCTTGCTTGGTATATTCTCAAAGTGCTGGGCGATATTATGATCGCGAACTTTATTGTTGCGAAGCAGATCCTCGGCCCGAGCCATAAACTGAATGCGGCATTTTTTGAGATACCTCTTGAAGTGAAAAACGACTTCACTATTTCTGTACTTGCAGGAACCATCTCGCTTACGCCGGGAACTGTGTCCGCCGACTTAACACCGGACCGGAAGCATTTACTGGTTCACGCACTCAATGTGAACGACGTAGAAAAAGAGATTACCGCCATTAAAGCGCGTTACGAAAAGCCGTTGAAGGAGATTTTCGAATGTTACCCACAGTAA
- a CDS encoding multisubunit potassium/proton antiporter, PhaD subunit (TC 2.A.63.1.1), whose amino-acid sequence MTHLAIAPILLPAITAILLVFLARSSLKITRGLSLISAIALLNLSVTLMQQASTGTIEIYSLGNWEIPFGIILVADRLSSFMIFVNAILVIAAIIFCFHGKDERADNLQPLIHFLVMGVNGAFLTGDIFNLFVFFEVMLIASYALLLHGGGKDRAKAGLHYVILNLVGSSLFIIGVAVLYGTLGTLNMAHLAERMANVTPDNVPLVTASALILLLVFGLKAAILPLYFWLPRAYTSATAPVAALFAIMTKVGIYSIVRVHGMIFMQDPIKETLVAWLWPLALATMVAGAIGVMGARKFRTQIAYTVVISVGTMLGAVAIHTAEATQALFYYLAHSTWLTALLFLLANVIGKQRGSSFDSIVRGPQMKPYKSVGIVFFLCAIALIGMPPFSGFFGKVLLLSATPSGAVKAWYWTVILLASLATLVAIVRTGSTFFWRVNEPKSSTPAIERSAWLGLCAMLFVMLALVIFTEPLLGYLSDMGEQLQDSSLYYRAVFNFEVVPS is encoded by the coding sequence GTGACTCATCTAGCAATCGCGCCTATTCTCCTTCCGGCAATTACAGCCATATTATTGGTATTCTTAGCGCGCAGTAGTTTGAAAATCACACGTGGCCTGAGTTTGATCTCTGCGATTGCGCTCTTAAATCTATCGGTTACCCTTATGCAACAGGCATCTACGGGTACCATTGAGATCTACTCGCTGGGGAATTGGGAAATTCCTTTTGGCATTATTTTAGTTGCCGATCGTCTTAGCAGTTTCATGATATTTGTGAACGCAATTTTAGTGATCGCCGCTATTATTTTTTGCTTTCATGGCAAAGATGAACGCGCCGATAATTTACAGCCTCTCATTCACTTCTTAGTGATGGGCGTGAATGGCGCATTTCTGACAGGCGATATTTTTAACCTTTTTGTGTTCTTCGAAGTAATGTTGATCGCTTCTTATGCACTCTTGTTGCATGGCGGTGGCAAAGACCGAGCAAAGGCCGGTTTGCACTACGTAATACTAAATCTCGTCGGTTCGAGTTTATTTATAATTGGCGTTGCGGTTTTGTATGGAACCTTAGGTACGCTCAATATGGCTCACTTAGCTGAAAGAATGGCAAATGTGACGCCTGATAACGTGCCGTTAGTGACCGCTTCAGCACTTATCCTGTTGCTCGTATTTGGCCTGAAAGCGGCTATTTTACCGTTATATTTCTGGCTACCGCGCGCCTATACCAGTGCAACGGCGCCGGTTGCCGCATTGTTCGCCATTATGACAAAAGTTGGCATTTACTCTATTGTGCGTGTGCACGGTATGATCTTTATGCAAGATCCGATCAAGGAGACACTCGTTGCATGGCTTTGGCCGCTGGCGCTAGCCACCATGGTGGCTGGTGCAATTGGAGTGATGGGTGCTCGTAAGTTTCGCACACAGATTGCTTATACGGTGGTTATTTCGGTCGGTACAATGCTGGGAGCGGTTGCAATTCACACGGCTGAGGCCACGCAAGCCTTATTTTATTATTTAGCTCACTCAACTTGGCTAACTGCGCTTCTATTTTTATTAGCAAATGTCATTGGTAAACAGCGCGGGAGCAGTTTCGATAGTATCGTTCGTGGACCGCAAATGAAGCCATATAAAAGTGTCGGTATTGTATTTTTCTTGTGTGCCATTGCCCTCATTGGCATGCCACCATTTAGTGGATTCTTCGGCAAAGTATTATTGTTGAGTGCGACCCCGAGTGGGGCAGTGAAGGCTTGGTATTGGACGGTAATACTTCTTGCAAGTCTCGCCACGTTAGTCGCGATTGTGAGAACAGGCAGCACATTCTTTTGGCGCGTGAATGAGCCAAAATCAAGTACGCCTGCAATCGAGCGCAGCGCATGGCTTGGTTTGTGTGCCATGTTGTTTGTGATGCTGGCACTGGTGATTTTCACAGAGCCCCTATTGGGCTATTTGAGTGATATGGGCGAACAGCTCCAAGATTCAAGCCTTTATTATCGTGCTGTCTTTAACTTTGAGGTGGTACCGTCATGA
- a CDS encoding multisubunit potassium/proton antiporter, PhaC subunit: protein MELLFAVVIAVLTGTGLYLILRSRTFPVVMGLTLLTYAVNLFLFSMGRFQYNAPPLANMDAPYTDPLPQALALTAIVIGFAMTAFVVVLALRARADLGNDHVDGRDSIEDVKEANR from the coding sequence TTGTTGTTTGCAGTCGTAATTGCAGTCCTTACCGGAACAGGGCTTTATTTGATTCTCAGATCGAGAACGTTCCCTGTCGTGATGGGTTTGACCCTGCTCACCTATGCGGTGAATCTTTTCTTATTTTCTATGGGGCGTTTTCAGTACAACGCGCCACCATTAGCGAACATGGATGCACCCTACACAGATCCGCTCCCGCAAGCGCTCGCGTTAACCGCTATTGTCATCGGTTTTGCAATGACTGCGTTTGTTGTTGTTTTAGCGCTCAGAGCTCGGGCCGACCTCGGCAATGACCATGTAGACGGTCGTGATTCAATTGAAGATGTGAAGGAGGCTAATCGGTGA